One Streptomyces sp. CNQ-509 DNA window includes the following coding sequences:
- the pyk gene encoding pyruvate kinase, producing the protein MRRAKIVCTLGPAVDSFEQLKALIEAGMSVARFNMSHGTQAEHQERYDRLRKAAEETGRPIGVLADLQGPKIRLETFAQGPVELARGDEFTITTEDVPGDRSICGTTYKGLPGDVSPGERILVNDGAVALEVLEVRGPEVRTMVIEGGVVSDHKGINLPGVAVNVPALSGKDVDDLRFALRMGCDMVALSFVRDAGDIGDVHRVMDEVGRRVPVIAKVEKPQAIDHMEEIVLAFDGVMVARGDLAVEYPLEKVPVVQKRLIEMCRRNAKPVIVATQMMESMISSSRPTRAEASDVANAILDGTDAVMLSAESSVGKYPIETVKTMSRIVVAAEDELLSRGLQPLVPGKKPRTQGGSVARAACEIADFLDAQTLVAFTQSGDTARRLSRYRACQPILAFTTDEHTRNQLTLSWGVEPVLVPHVNNTDAMVDLVDAELLKLNRFREGDTMVMTAGSPPGVAGTTNMVRVHHLGGER; encoded by the coding sequence ATGCGCCGAGCGAAAATCGTCTGCACCCTGGGTCCCGCCGTCGACTCCTTCGAGCAGCTCAAAGCGCTGATCGAGGCCGGCATGTCCGTGGCCCGCTTCAACATGAGCCACGGCACCCAGGCCGAGCACCAGGAGCGCTACGACCGGCTGCGCAAGGCCGCCGAGGAGACCGGGCGGCCCATCGGCGTGCTGGCCGACCTCCAGGGCCCGAAGATCCGGCTGGAGACCTTCGCCCAGGGCCCGGTGGAGCTGGCGCGCGGCGACGAGTTCACCATCACCACCGAGGACGTGCCCGGCGACCGGTCCATCTGCGGCACCACGTACAAGGGCCTGCCCGGCGACGTCTCCCCCGGCGAGCGCATCCTCGTCAACGACGGCGCGGTGGCCCTGGAGGTGCTGGAGGTGCGCGGCCCCGAGGTGCGCACCATGGTCATCGAGGGCGGCGTGGTCTCCGACCACAAGGGCATCAACCTGCCCGGCGTGGCGGTGAACGTCCCGGCGCTCTCCGGGAAGGACGTGGACGACCTGCGCTTCGCCCTGCGCATGGGCTGCGACATGGTGGCGCTCTCCTTCGTCCGCGACGCCGGCGACATCGGCGACGTGCACCGGGTGATGGACGAGGTGGGGCGGCGGGTGCCGGTCATCGCCAAGGTCGAGAAGCCGCAGGCGATCGACCACATGGAGGAGATCGTCCTCGCCTTCGACGGTGTGATGGTGGCCCGCGGTGACCTGGCGGTGGAGTACCCGCTGGAGAAGGTGCCGGTGGTGCAGAAGCGGCTGATCGAGATGTGCCGCCGCAACGCCAAGCCGGTGATCGTCGCGACCCAGATGATGGAGTCGATGATCAGCTCCTCGCGTCCGACGCGCGCCGAGGCGTCCGACGTCGCGAACGCGATCCTGGACGGCACGGACGCGGTGATGCTGTCCGCCGAGTCGTCGGTCGGCAAGTACCCGATCGAGACGGTGAAGACGATGTCGCGGATCGTCGTGGCGGCGGAGGACGAGCTGCTGTCGCGCGGGCTGCAGCCGCTGGTGCCGGGCAAGAAGCCGCGTACGCAGGGCGGTTCCGTCGCCCGGGCGGCGTGCGAGATCGCGGACTTCCTCGACGCCCAGACGCTGGTGGCGTTCACGCAGTCCGGGGACACCGCGCGGCGGCTCTCGCGCTACCGCGCGTGCCAGCCGATCCTGGCCTTCACCACCGACGAGCACACGCGCAACCAGCTCACGCTCAGCTGGGGCGTGGAGCCGGTGCTGGTGCCGCACGTGAACAACACCGACGCGATGGTGGACCTGGTGGACGCGGAGCTGCTGAAGCTCAACCGCTTCCGCGAGGGCGACACGATGGTCATGACCGCAGGGTCGCCGCCCGGGGTGGCGGGCACCACGAACATGGTCCGCGTGCACCACCTGGGCGGCGAGCGCTGA
- a CDS encoding acetate/propionate family kinase: MTGPTRILVLNSGSSSLKYQLIDMAGPAPGADRPARGIVERIGEPQARGGVPDHAAALRAVGEELAAAGHGLDAPGLLAIGHRAVHGGTRFTEPVLVDDGVLEEMEKLVPLAPLHNPANIAGIRVARELRPDLPQVAVFDTAFHATLPEHAWRYALDTATADAHAIRRYGFHGTSHAYVSRATARLLGRDPADPGDFNVIVLHLGNGASVSAVAGGRCVETSMGMTPLEGLVMGTRSGDLDPAVIFHLAREAGMDTDAIDTLLNKRSGLVGLCGDNDMREIGRRIAEGDERARLAFDVYVHRIRKYVGAYAAVLGRVDAVAFTAGVGENSAAVREASLRGLGGLGIELDSVRNAVRGSAPRVVSAPGSKVTVAVVPTDEELEIATQTRDLVRGGGPALPPPE; the protein is encoded by the coding sequence GTGACCGGCCCCACCCGGATCCTGGTGCTCAACTCCGGCTCCTCGTCGCTGAAGTACCAGCTCATCGACATGGCGGGGCCGGCACCCGGCGCCGACCGCCCGGCCCGCGGCATCGTCGAGCGGATCGGCGAGCCGCAGGCTCGCGGCGGCGTGCCGGACCACGCGGCGGCGCTGCGCGCCGTCGGCGAGGAGCTGGCCGCCGCGGGGCACGGTCTCGACGCGCCCGGTCTGCTGGCCATCGGCCACCGCGCCGTCCACGGCGGCACCCGCTTCACCGAGCCGGTCCTCGTCGACGACGGGGTGCTGGAGGAGATGGAGAAGCTGGTCCCGCTCGCGCCGCTGCACAACCCGGCGAACATCGCGGGCATCCGCGTCGCCCGCGAGCTCCGCCCCGACCTGCCGCAGGTCGCCGTCTTCGACACCGCCTTCCACGCCACCCTCCCCGAGCACGCCTGGCGCTACGCGCTGGACACGGCCACCGCCGACGCCCACGCCATCCGCCGCTACGGCTTCCACGGCACCTCGCACGCCTACGTCTCCCGCGCCACCGCGCGGTTGCTCGGCCGCGACCCTGCGGACCCCGGGGACTTCAACGTCATCGTGCTCCACCTCGGCAACGGCGCCAGCGTCTCCGCGGTCGCCGGCGGCCGGTGCGTGGAGACGTCGATGGGCATGACCCCGCTGGAGGGCTTGGTGATGGGGACCCGCAGCGGGGACCTCGACCCGGCGGTGATCTTCCATCTCGCCCGCGAGGCCGGCATGGACACGGACGCGATCGACACCCTGCTGAACAAGCGGAGCGGTCTCGTCGGCCTCTGCGGGGACAACGACATGCGGGAGATCGGCCGCCGGATCGCCGAGGGCGACGAGCGCGCGCGGCTGGCCTTCGACGTGTACGTCCACCGCATCCGCAAGTACGTCGGCGCGTACGCCGCCGTGCTGGGCCGGGTGGACGCCGTCGCGTTCACCGCCGGCGTCGGCGAGAACTCCGCCGCCGTACGGGAGGCATCGCTGCGCGGTCTCGGGGGACTCGGGATCGAGCTGGATTCCGTACGCAACGCGGTCCGCGGCTCCGCTCCCCGCGTCGTCTCGGCGCCCGGCTCGAAGGTGACGGTCGCCGTGGTGCCGACCGACGAGGAGCTGGAGATCGCCACGCAGACCCGCGACCTGGTCCGCGGCGGCGGGCCGGCGCTCCCCCCACCGGAATAA
- the pta gene encoding phosphate acetyltransferase codes for MTRSVYVAGIGRGDGRQVVELGMMELLSRQVDRVGIFRPLAHAGADARDPVFDLLRARYRLSQPRAGVLGMTYGQASALQAEEGTDALVARLVGRFHEVAAGYEAVLIFGSDFADTSIPAELALNARLANECGAAVLPVVGGAEQSAESVLAEVRNAHDAYASLGCDVLAMIANRVGPDAAPRARAAAADIGAHLPVPVYVIPEDAGLAAPTVAQIRDALGAGLLAGDAGGLARDVRDFVFGGAMLPAFLPALSEGCMVITPGDRADLVVGALAAHSAGSPAIAGVLLTLDERPGPDIMALAERLAPGTPLLTVAEGSFPTAAALVGLRGELNAATPRKADIALGLFELHVDSAQLTGRLAGAASGRVTPMMFEHMLIERAQADRMHVVLPEGTEERVLLAAEVLVRRGVCDLTLLGEEQTIRKRAAELGLSLPLLGADAPAARPDGPATARIADPRVSPLRESFAELYAQYRSHRGVSVELAYDVLGNVNYFGTLMVQQGLADAMVSGAAHSTAATVRPAFEVIKTASGAAIVSSVFFMCLADRVLVYGDCAVNPDPNAEQLADIAIQSAATAAQFGVEPRVAMLSYSTGTSGSGSGVDKVRRATELVRARRPDLEVEGPLQYDAAVDATVAAAKMPDSRVAGQATVLVFPDLNTGNNTYKAVQRTAGAIAVGPVLQGLNKPVNDLSRGALVQDIINTVAITAVQAQGTAAPAKGVRP; via the coding sequence GTGACCCGCAGCGTCTACGTCGCCGGCATCGGCCGCGGTGACGGCCGTCAGGTCGTCGAGCTGGGCATGATGGAACTGCTCTCCCGCCAGGTCGACCGGGTGGGGATCTTCCGCCCGCTGGCGCATGCCGGCGCCGATGCCCGCGACCCCGTCTTCGACCTGCTCCGCGCCCGCTACCGGCTGAGCCAGCCGCGCGCCGGGGTGCTCGGCATGACGTACGGGCAGGCTTCCGCGCTGCAGGCCGAGGAGGGTACGGACGCGCTGGTGGCCCGGCTCGTCGGACGGTTCCACGAGGTCGCCGCCGGCTACGAGGCCGTGCTCATCTTCGGCAGCGACTTCGCCGACACCAGCATCCCGGCCGAGCTGGCGCTCAACGCCCGCCTCGCCAACGAGTGCGGCGCCGCCGTGCTGCCCGTCGTCGGCGGCGCGGAGCAGTCCGCGGAGTCGGTGCTCGCCGAGGTGCGCAACGCTCACGACGCGTACGCCTCCCTCGGCTGCGACGTCCTGGCGATGATCGCCAATCGGGTCGGCCCCGACGCCGCCCCCCGGGCCCGCGCCGCCGCCGCGGACATCGGCGCCCATCTGCCCGTGCCGGTGTACGTCATCCCCGAGGACGCCGGCCTCGCCGCCCCCACCGTCGCGCAGATACGGGACGCGCTCGGCGCCGGGCTGCTGGCCGGCGACGCCGGCGGGCTGGCCCGTGACGTACGCGACTTCGTCTTCGGCGGCGCGATGCTCCCGGCGTTCCTGCCGGCCCTCAGCGAGGGCTGCATGGTGATCACCCCCGGCGACCGCGCCGACCTCGTGGTCGGCGCGCTGGCCGCGCACTCCGCCGGCTCCCCCGCCATCGCCGGGGTGCTGCTGACGCTGGACGAGCGTCCTGGCCCGGACATCATGGCGCTGGCCGAGCGGCTGGCGCCGGGGACACCGCTGCTCACGGTCGCCGAGGGCTCGTTCCCCACGGCCGCCGCGCTGGTCGGGCTCCGCGGCGAGCTGAACGCCGCGACGCCGCGCAAGGCGGACATCGCCCTCGGCCTCTTCGAGTTGCACGTGGACTCCGCGCAGCTCACCGGGCGGCTGGCGGGGGCGGCGAGCGGGCGCGTGACGCCGATGATGTTCGAGCACATGCTGATCGAGCGGGCGCAGGCCGACCGCATGCACGTGGTGCTGCCGGAGGGCACCGAGGAGCGGGTGCTGCTGGCGGCGGAGGTGCTGGTACGCCGCGGGGTGTGCGACCTCACCCTCCTCGGCGAGGAGCAGACGATCCGCAAGCGCGCCGCGGAGCTGGGGCTGAGCCTGCCGCTGCTGGGCGCCGACGCCCCGGCGGCGCGTCCTGACGGACCGGCCACGGCCCGGATCGCCGACCCCCGCGTCTCGCCGCTGCGGGAGAGCTTCGCCGAGCTGTACGCGCAGTACCGCTCGCACCGCGGCGTCAGCGTGGAGCTGGCGTACGACGTCCTGGGCAACGTCAACTACTTCGGCACCCTGATGGTCCAGCAGGGCCTGGCCGACGCGATGGTCTCCGGCGCCGCGCACTCCACGGCCGCCACCGTGCGCCCGGCGTTCGAGGTCATCAAGACCGCATCCGGGGCGGCGATCGTCTCGTCCGTCTTCTTCATGTGCCTCGCGGACCGGGTCCTGGTGTACGGGGACTGCGCGGTCAACCCCGATCCGAACGCCGAGCAGCTCGCGGACATCGCCATCCAGTCGGCGGCGACGGCCGCGCAGTTCGGCGTCGAGCCTCGGGTGGCGATGCTGTCGTACTCCACCGGCACCTCGGGTTCCGGCTCGGGCGTCGACAAGGTGCGGCGCGCGACCGAGCTGGTACGGGCCCGCCGGCCGGACCTGGAGGTGGAGGGCCCCCTCCAGTACGACGCGGCGGTGGACGCCACCGTCGCCGCCGCCAAGATGCCGGACTCGCGGGTCGCCGGGCAGGCCACGGTGCTGGTCTTCCCCGACCTCAACACCGGCAACAACACGTACAAGGCGGTGCAGCGCACGGCCGGCGCGATCGCGGTGGGGCCCGTGCTCCAGGGGCTCAACAAGCCGGTGAACGACCTGTCCCGGGGCGCCCTCGTGCAGGACATCATCAACACGGTCGCCATCACCGCCGTACAGGCGCAGGGCACCGCCGCACCCGCGAAGGGCGTCCGCCCGTGA
- a CDS encoding 6-phosphofructokinase has product MRIGVLTAGGDCPGLNAVIRSVVHRAVAGHGDEVIGFEDGFKGLLEGRYSKLDLNAVSGILARGGTVLGSSRLERDRLREACENTEELSRELALDALIPIGGEGTLTASAMLADAGMPVVGVPKTIDNDISATDRTFGFDTAVGVATEAMDRLKTTAESHQRVMVVEVMGRHAGWIALESGMAGGAHGICLPERPFEIASLCKMVEERFDRHKKFAVICVAEGAHPAEGTMEYKKGEIDQYGHERFTGIGNRLAGELERRLGKEAKPVILGHVQRGGTPTAYDRVLATRFGWHAVEAVHRGDFGQMTALRGTDIVMAPLAEATRELKRVPAHRMDEAEVVF; this is encoded by the coding sequence ATGCGCATCGGAGTACTCACGGCGGGCGGAGACTGCCCCGGCCTGAACGCGGTGATCAGGTCGGTGGTCCACCGGGCCGTGGCCGGTCACGGCGACGAGGTGATCGGATTCGAGGACGGCTTCAAGGGACTGCTCGAAGGGCGGTACAGCAAGCTCGACCTCAACGCGGTCAGCGGCATCCTCGCCCGCGGCGGCACCGTCCTCGGCTCGTCCCGGCTGGAGCGCGACCGGCTCCGCGAAGCCTGCGAGAACACCGAGGAGCTCAGCCGCGAGCTGGCCCTCGACGCGCTCATCCCGATCGGCGGCGAGGGCACCCTCACGGCGTCGGCGATGCTCGCCGACGCGGGGATGCCGGTCGTCGGCGTACCGAAGACCATCGACAACGACATCTCCGCCACCGACCGCACCTTCGGCTTCGACACGGCCGTCGGCGTGGCCACCGAGGCGATGGACCGGCTGAAGACCACCGCCGAGTCGCACCAGCGGGTCATGGTCGTCGAGGTCATGGGCCGGCACGCGGGCTGGATCGCGCTGGAGTCCGGCATGGCGGGCGGCGCGCACGGCATCTGCCTGCCGGAGCGTCCCTTCGAGATCGCCAGCCTGTGCAAGATGGTCGAGGAGCGGTTCGACCGGCACAAGAAGTTCGCCGTCATCTGCGTCGCCGAGGGCGCGCACCCGGCGGAGGGCACGATGGAGTACAAGAAGGGCGAGATCGACCAGTACGGCCACGAGCGCTTCACCGGCATCGGCAACCGCCTGGCCGGCGAACTGGAGCGCCGCCTGGGCAAGGAGGCCAAGCCGGTCATCCTCGGCCACGTCCAGCGCGGCGGCACGCCGACGGCGTACGACCGCGTGCTGGCGACGCGTTTCGGGTGGCACGCGGTGGAGGCGGTGCACCGCGGCGACTTCGGGCAGATGACGGCGCTGCGGGGGACGGACATCGTGATGGCACCGCTGGCGGAGGCGACGCGGGAGCTGAAGCGGGTACCGGCGCACCGGATGGACGAGGCGGAGGTCGTCTTCTGA
- a CDS encoding aldo/keto reductase: MYRVDEAVALGITHIDTAGAYGPRVTNQLIREALHPYPASLHIVTKVGGTRDAQGGWPPARRPGELRAAVRENLDDLGLDALDVVNLRLGDAQGPGPGSLAEARSIAPVVCVQNMYNLAHRQDDDLIDELAAQGIAYVPFFPLGGFTRLQSTALSAVAARLDATPMAVALAWLLRRSPNILLIPGTSSVAHLRENTAGAGLALSGADMAELGVIGR; encoded by the coding sequence ATGTACCGCGTCGACGAGGCGGTGGCCCTCGGGATCACCCACATCGACACCGCCGGCGCGTACGGGCCGCGCGTCACCAATCAGCTCATCCGCGAGGCCCTGCACCCCTACCCCGCGTCCCTGCACATCGTGACCAAGGTCGGGGGGACCCGCGACGCGCAGGGCGGCTGGCCGCCGGCCCGGCGCCCCGGGGAACTGCGCGCGGCCGTCCGCGAGAACCTGGACGACCTCGGCCTCGACGCCCTCGACGTGGTCAACCTCCGCCTCGGCGACGCGCAGGGGCCCGGGCCCGGTTCGCTCGCCGAGGCCCGGTCGATCGCGCCCGTGGTGTGCGTACAGAACATGTACAACCTCGCCCACCGCCAGGACGACGACCTCATCGACGAGCTCGCCGCCCAGGGCATCGCCTACGTGCCCTTCTTCCCCCTCGGCGGCTTCACCCGGCTGCAGTCCACGGCGCTCTCCGCCGTCGCCGCACGGCTGGACGCGACGCCGATGGCGGTGGCGCTGGCGTGGCTGCTGCGGCGGTCGCCGAACATCCTGCTCATTCCCGGTACGTCGTCGGTGGCCCACCTGCGCGAGAACACCGCGGGGGCCGGACTCGCCCTCTCCGGGGCGGACATGGCGGAGCTGGGCGTGATCGGCCGCTAG
- a CDS encoding GNAT family N-acetyltransferase: MTAVAGETLRTARLDLLPLRVEHADEMAGVLSDPALYAFTGGSPPALGELRARYARLAAGAPGGGTVWGNWVLRVRADGGLCGYVQVTIREEVAEVAWVVGTPWQGRGYAGEAARGLVARLRRLPLRAVVAHVHPGHRASAAVAASAGLVRTDLVQDDEAVWRLDLTSPPPPPADAG, translated from the coding sequence CTGACCGCCGTCGCCGGAGAGACCCTCAGGACCGCGCGGCTCGACCTGCTGCCGCTCCGCGTCGAGCACGCCGACGAGATGGCGGGGGTACTCTCCGACCCCGCGCTCTATGCGTTCACCGGCGGCTCGCCGCCCGCGCTCGGCGAACTGCGGGCGCGCTACGCGCGGTTGGCCGCCGGCGCGCCCGGCGGCGGGACCGTGTGGGGGAACTGGGTGCTGCGGGTACGGGCGGACGGAGGGCTCTGCGGATACGTACAGGTGACGATCCGGGAGGAGGTCGCCGAGGTCGCCTGGGTGGTGGGGACGCCGTGGCAGGGCCGCGGCTACGCGGGTGAGGCCGCCCGGGGGCTCGTCGCGCGGCTGCGGAGGCTGCCGTTGCGCGCCGTCGTCGCGCACGTCCACCCCGGCCACCGCGCCTCCGCCGCCGTCGCGGCGTCGGCGGGCCTGGTGCGTACGGACCTCGTCCAGGACGACGAGGCCGTCTGGCGGCTCGACCTCACCTCACCGCCACCGCCCCCGGCCGACGCCGGCTAG
- a CDS encoding helix-turn-helix domain-containing protein — MTTQVPGPGAGPPEHPPPFDPAAARRLRRALGLGHDHVAYGMRAAYGLAVPAAAVADWEKGHARPTRVELDALAGALWCTPADLMDSPTSLHAHRRAHGLPLDDVARHIGMDPATYLSAERTGRWPGTESQATRLAHLLRLPLPDLLDLTGRSEPLARHLRDAATTRWQPQVRPVARLTRLPRRPLERALSTLHEEYQTRSAAARNWGEDPPPESAAGVTTYLQQVLPRFWELLRS, encoded by the coding sequence GTGACGACACAGGTGCCCGGCCCCGGCGCCGGCCCGCCGGAACATCCGCCGCCCTTCGACCCCGCGGCGGCCCGCCGATTACGCCGCGCCCTGGGCCTGGGTCACGACCACGTCGCGTACGGCATGCGCGCCGCGTACGGCCTGGCCGTACCCGCCGCCGCGGTCGCCGACTGGGAGAAGGGCCACGCCCGCCCCACCCGCGTCGAACTCGACGCCCTGGCAGGCGCCCTGTGGTGCACGCCGGCCGACCTGATGGACTCCCCCACCTCGCTCCACGCCCACCGCCGCGCCCACGGCCTGCCCCTGGACGACGTGGCCCGCCACATCGGCATGGACCCCGCCACGTACCTCAGCGCGGAGCGCACCGGCCGCTGGCCCGGCACCGAGTCCCAGGCCACCCGGCTCGCCCACCTCCTCCGCCTCCCGCTGCCCGACCTGCTGGACCTCACCGGCCGCAGCGAACCCCTGGCCCGCCACCTCCGCGACGCCGCCACCACCCGCTGGCAGCCCCAGGTCCGCCCGGTGGCCCGCCTCACCCGCTTGCCCCGCCGCCCTCTGGAACGCGCCCTGAGCACCCTCCACGAGGAGTACCAGACCCGCAGCGCCGCGGCCCGCAACTGGGGCGAGGACCCCCCGCCGGAATCCGCGGCGGGAGTGACGACGTACCTGCAGCAGGTGCTCCCCCGCTTCTGGGAACTCCTCCGCAGCTGA
- a CDS encoding lytic polysaccharide monooxygenase auxiliary activity family 9 protein, with amino-acid sequence MHRSTKPARKRAAGATRAAFVGAGVAPLLLLALPTQQANAHGWITNPPSRQEQCAKGVVECGAIKYEPQSVEGPKGLTSCSGGNQGFAELDDDGKGWKVTDVGSTTTFNWKITARHSTSTWQYFVGGQKVAEFDDGGAQPPAEFSHSVNFGGITGKQKVLAVWNVADTGNAFYACIDVNIGG; translated from the coding sequence ATGCACCGCAGCACCAAGCCTGCCCGCAAACGCGCCGCCGGCGCCACCCGTGCCGCCTTCGTCGGCGCCGGCGTGGCCCCGCTGCTGCTCCTCGCCCTGCCCACCCAGCAGGCGAACGCGCACGGCTGGATCACCAACCCGCCGAGCCGCCAGGAGCAGTGTGCGAAGGGTGTCGTCGAGTGCGGCGCCATCAAGTACGAGCCGCAGAGCGTCGAGGGGCCGAAGGGCCTGACGAGCTGCAGCGGCGGCAACCAGGGCTTCGCCGAGCTGGACGACGACGGCAAGGGCTGGAAGGTCACGGACGTCGGCAGCACCACGACGTTCAACTGGAAGATCACTGCCCGGCACAGCACCAGCACCTGGCAGTACTTCGTCGGCGGCCAGAAGGTCGCGGAGTTCGACGACGGCGGCGCCCAGCCGCCGGCCGAGTTCAGCCACTCCGTGAACTTCGGCGGGATCACCGGCAAGCAGAAGGTGCTCGCCGTGTGGAACGTCGCCGACACCGGGAACGCCTTCTACGCCTGCATCGACGTCAACATCGGCGGCTGA